The following proteins are co-located in the Flectobacillus major DSM 103 genome:
- a CDS encoding Lrp/AsnC family transcriptional regulator, whose amino-acid sequence MSLDNLDIKILQLIQENAQLTIKEISQKINLSMTPTHDRIKRLEHEGIIEKYVTILNRKLLGNPLLVYCSITLDKQQKNHFVEFEEAIKQFPEVIECSIVSGNYDYLIKVIAKDMEAYNDFYQKKLSSLQSVAHISSSFVMSEVKNTTVIPLY is encoded by the coding sequence ATGAGCTTAGACAATCTCGACATCAAAATACTTCAATTAATTCAAGAAAATGCCCAATTAACTATCAAAGAAATTTCACAGAAGATTAATTTATCCATGACACCCACTCATGATAGAATCAAGCGACTGGAACATGAGGGCATTATTGAAAAATACGTAACTATCTTAAACAGAAAACTTTTGGGCAATCCCCTACTGGTATATTGTAGTATTACCTTAGACAAACAGCAAAAGAATCATTTTGTAGAATTTGAGGAGGCTATCAAACAATTTCCAGAGGTAATTGAATGCAGTATTGTATCGGGCAACTACGATTATTTAATAAAGGTTATTGCCAAAGATATGGAAGCTTACAATGACTTTTACCAGAAAAAACTTTCGAGCTTACAAAGCGTAGCCCATATTAGTAGTTCGTTTGTGATGTCGGAAGTTAAAAATACCACGGTAATACCCTTGTACTAA
- a CDS encoding LTA synthase family protein — translation MLFLWLNRSAFSTASATDLLYAFVLGLRFDLSVIAIINMLYVLCALLPQKLWDNLSYQKFLKWFFVIPNALFLWFNVVDLEYYKFIGRRTNFEILGIANDATDQALNLAGEFWYLVVIGGILTWVFVAYLPQYQTVKVLGKDQKRWNPFLIFSALFTTALCILAFRGGLQEKPLRINQAFVQNNSALGNLVLNTPFTFLTTVDAVGTHKVDYISQNKELLSLVSRDTELSGFRHNAPQNVVVIIVESLSAEYMGLGNSYEGYTPFLDSLGRAGFCMQQHFANGRESIDAVPAVTASIPKLMDEPYITSMYQSNLIEGLGTIANTKGYKTSFFHGAKNGSMGFEGFSQIAGYQHYFGLNEYPNKADYDGHWGIFDEPFLQFFADRLSQENTPFVSTVFTLSSHMPYTIPEQHKGRFKKGPLEVHETIGYADYALKRFFEKASKQPWFKNTLFIITGDHTQQNHEAKYANELGAYRVPLIVFHGGNEENKRLKSFVHPQKITQHADIMPSIADFLNIRLAQPLPFGESIFRAGNGGLALQYNEGIFRMVLPDKYIKFDGDKVQAFGYNLAQGKIWPLASDLSKNLAIKELQAFIQYHHNGLIDNSWIENQVYNKTYLVERK, via the coding sequence GTGTTATTCTTATGGCTCAATCGTTCTGCATTTAGTACAGCTTCTGCTACAGACCTACTGTATGCTTTTGTATTAGGGCTTCGTTTTGACCTCTCTGTTATTGCTATTATCAATATGCTGTATGTGCTGTGTGCTCTTTTACCGCAAAAACTGTGGGATAATCTTTCCTATCAAAAGTTTTTGAAGTGGTTTTTTGTTATTCCTAATGCTCTATTTTTATGGTTTAATGTAGTTGATTTAGAATACTATAAATTTATTGGTCGTCGAACCAACTTTGAAATATTGGGTATTGCCAACGATGCTACTGACCAAGCTCTCAATTTGGCTGGTGAATTTTGGTATTTGGTTGTAATAGGAGGCATTCTTACATGGGTTTTTGTTGCATATCTGCCTCAATATCAAACGGTAAAAGTGTTGGGGAAAGACCAAAAACGCTGGAATCCATTTCTGATTTTTTCGGCCTTATTTACTACTGCTTTATGTATTTTGGCTTTTAGAGGAGGTTTGCAAGAAAAACCCTTGCGTATCAATCAGGCATTTGTACAAAATAATAGTGCCTTGGGCAATTTGGTGTTGAATACACCCTTCACTTTTTTGACTACGGTAGATGCCGTTGGTACTCATAAGGTAGATTATATTAGTCAAAACAAAGAATTGCTTTCGCTGGTGAGCCGTGATACTGAATTGTCAGGTTTCAGGCACAATGCTCCTCAAAACGTAGTAGTGATTATTGTAGAAAGTTTGTCGGCCGAATACATGGGCTTGGGCAATTCTTATGAAGGATATACCCCTTTTCTGGATTCGTTGGGTAGGGCTGGTTTTTGTATGCAGCAGCATTTTGCCAATGGTCGGGAGTCTATCGATGCTGTGCCTGCTGTTACGGCTAGTATCCCTAAGCTGATGGACGAGCCTTATATTACCTCGATGTACCAATCTAATCTAATCGAAGGCTTAGGTACAATTGCCAATACTAAGGGGTATAAAACTAGTTTTTTTCATGGAGCAAAAAACGGTTCTATGGGTTTTGAAGGCTTTTCTCAAATAGCTGGTTATCAGCATTATTTTGGGCTGAACGAATATCCCAACAAAGCCGATTATGACGGTCATTGGGGTATTTTCGACGAGCCGTTTTTACAGTTTTTTGCCGATAGGTTATCCCAAGAAAATACGCCATTTGTGAGTACAGTGTTTACCCTAAGCTCGCACATGCCTTATACAATTCCAGAACAACACAAAGGTAGATTTAAAAAAGGGCCATTAGAAGTTCATGAAACTATTGGGTATGCAGATTATGCTTTGAAGCGTTTTTTTGAAAAAGCCAGTAAACAACCTTGGTTCAAAAATACTCTATTTATCATTACAGGCGATCACACCCAACAAAACCACGAAGCCAAATACGCCAATGAACTAGGGGCGTATCGTGTGCCATTGATTGTTTTTCATGGTGGAAATGAGGAAAACAAGCGTTTGAAAAGTTTTGTCCATCCTCAAAAAATTACCCAACATGCCGATATTATGCCTTCAATAGCCGATTTCTTGAATATCCGTTTGGCTCAGCCTCTCCCTTTTGGTGAGTCTATTTTTAGGGCTGGCAATGGAGGCTTGGCTTTGCAGTACAATGAAGGTATTTTTAGAATGGTGTTACCCGATAAGTATATCAAGTTTGATGGCGATAAGGTACAGGCCTTTGGATATAACTTGGCACAAGGGAAAATATGGCCTTTAGCCTCCGATTTATCCAAAAACTTAGCTATAAAAGAATTACAGGCTTTTATTCAATATCATCATAATGGACTGATTGATAATTCATGGATCGAAAATCAGGTTTATAATAAAACGTATTTGGTAGAACGTAAATAG
- the ald gene encoding alanine dehydrogenase, whose amino-acid sequence MIIGVPKEIKNNENRVALTPAGVAEFKKNGHTVYIQTQAGVGSGFSDEEYQKAGASILPTIEEVYAIAEMICKVKEPIASEYSLIKEGQLLFTYFHFASSEELTHAMIKQKATCLAYETVEKNDRSLPLLVPMSEVAGRMAIQEGAKYLEKPMGGRGILLGGVAGVKPANVLVLGGGIVGTQAAKMAAGLGANVTIMDVSLPRLRYLEDVMPANVDTVMSNEYNIREAIKLSDLIIGAVLIPGAKAPHLITRDMLKEMKPGTVLVDVAVDQGGCIETCTPTTHENPTFVIDGIVHYCVANMPGAVPYTSTLALTNATLPYAIQLANKGWEKACRENEELKKGLNVVQGKIVYKGVSEAWGLTLSDLSEVLA is encoded by the coding sequence ATGATAATCGGCGTACCTAAAGAGATCAAAAACAACGAAAACCGTGTAGCATTAACACCAGCAGGTGTGGCAGAATTTAAGAAAAATGGCCATACTGTGTATATCCAAACACAAGCAGGTGTAGGAAGTGGTTTTTCGGATGAAGAATACCAAAAAGCTGGGGCAAGTATTTTGCCAACAATAGAAGAAGTATATGCTATTGCCGAAATGATTTGTAAAGTAAAAGAACCTATTGCTTCTGAATATAGCCTTATTAAAGAAGGACAATTGTTGTTTACTTATTTTCACTTTGCCTCTTCAGAAGAGCTTACACACGCTATGATTAAGCAAAAAGCAACTTGCTTGGCATACGAAACCGTAGAGAAAAACGACCGTAGCTTGCCATTGCTAGTACCGATGTCGGAAGTAGCAGGACGTATGGCTATTCAAGAAGGAGCGAAGTATTTGGAAAAACCAATGGGCGGTCGTGGTATTTTGTTGGGTGGTGTAGCTGGTGTAAAACCTGCCAATGTATTGGTACTTGGCGGAGGGATTGTAGGCACACAAGCTGCTAAAATGGCCGCAGGATTAGGTGCAAACGTTACGATTATGGATGTAAGCCTTCCTCGTTTACGTTATTTGGAAGATGTAATGCCTGCCAATGTTGACACTGTAATGTCAAATGAATATAACATTCGTGAAGCTATCAAATTATCGGATTTGATTATTGGAGCGGTATTGATTCCTGGAGCAAAAGCTCCGCATTTGATTACACGCGATATGCTGAAAGAAATGAAGCCCGGTACAGTACTTGTCGATGTGGCTGTTGACCAAGGCGGATGTATCGAAACTTGTACGCCAACAACCCACGAAAATCCAACGTTTGTAATAGACGGTATTGTTCACTACTGTGTAGCTAATATGCCAGGTGCAGTACCATATACTTCAACGTTAGCTTTGACAAACGCTACTTTGCCGTATGCTATTCAATTAGCTAATAAAGGTTGGGAAAAAGCTTGTCGTGAAAATGAAGAACTTAAAAAAGGCCTTAATGTTGTACAAGGCAAAATTGTTTATAAAGGTGTTTCTGAAGCATGGGGGCTTACATTGAGCGACCTTTCGGAGGTATTAGCGTAG